A segment of the Populus alba chromosome 9, ASM523922v2, whole genome shotgun sequence genome:
GTCCTGTAATAAAGGAGTATCTAGCGATTCTTCACCAGTTTGTTGGGATTCCAATTCCTTTTGCAGAGCAGTTGCATTCCTAAGGGCGGAAGAGAAAAACTCACCAGcctacaagaaaaaaatcattgtctTGATTATTACCCATACATAATTGAAGTTCTGATGAGAAAAGGTTCAAAGTAGGACCGTGCATGATTATGAAACAACTTCAAATTTCATAATGGCAGAATATGAAGTCCTTGAgacataaaatctaaaaatggaTGCCTGTTACATAACATTGTATGacttaataaatgaaaaatgtatTGAGAGCAgacataaaattaatcaaaatggaTGCCTGTTACACAACATTACATGACTTAATAAATGAAAAGTGTATTAATAGCATTTTGACTTGAAATTCTATAACACTTGAGTAACACGCATCACAAGATCTACACAAGGAAATAACAGGAACTATGAAACTTCGGCAAAACCAATCATGACATGtctaaaaattatcataagTTCCAGCTTCTCCATGGTATATCAAACCATGCTAATAGAAGAATGATTATCACAGGGCCACAACAGGAAAGAGAGCCATACCTTGTTGAGGACAAGCTTATATTCCACAAGCTCATTATAAGAGCGCtgtaatttttcattatttgcaTTCATTTCAACCAGCTCTGCCTCGAGTTCCCCAAGTTTAACCTATGGCACCCAAAACCATGCAAAACAGTATGAGCCCTGACCCATCTAAAGCATTTCTAGCAGTATATTCAACTTTGTAGCATACCTCTAGGTCATCCACATCAATTTCAGTTTGGGCACCAGGCTTAGTCAAAGGTGTAATACCTGCCTTCACCATTTGTTCCTTGAAAAACCGTAGCTTCCGTGCCATCTCTCCAAATTTTTTGATCttgcaagaagaaaaaaatcaaaatttccacAGCTAAATCTTACTTCATTACCAGGCATAAAATGGATTCATATAACTAATATCTAAggtactgaaaaaaaaaaattctacactGGCAAATGCAATCAGATACTCATGGTAGTGATTAACAGGACCATGTGCATTTAGAATTCTTCGTAAAATCAAAATACTCAAGAGCACAGAATGAACACGGAACATAAACACACCTGAGCAGCATAAGTTCTCTGAAATGGACTCTTATCTGGATTGAGCTGCAAACAGAAAATAAGAGCAGAATAAAAGCTGAATATTACTTatcaaatcaatcaaatcaCGTTCTTCCACTAGCAATCCCAAAATAAACAATCTTGtatctaaaaaaccaaaaaccctaacaaaaacaaaatataggaGTTGTAGTCTCTATTGAACTCCAATTTATTCTCCATATAACCAATAAGAGTTCACAAAATCACATTTCGTATTTCGATTTAGTTACcattaaattacaaataaaaaaattaccatctGCACTGAAAACAACAGAGAATAATAAGAAATcgaattcaataaattaacaaaaaaaaacatctgaTGGAAGAAGACAGGGAGAGATAGACAAAATTAGAGGGCGAGGATAGAATAATGTGTACGGACGTCTTTGAATTGGAGGAGACCGAGGTCGCCGAGATAAGAGACGGTGTGATGAGCAGATTCGATAGGGATAATAAGCTGCACCAATTGCATCGCTTCTGACCTGAACAGATCCATCGGCGGACAGCATCCTCCTCCTGCTCTTGCCTCCGCCatttcctctcctctccttgATTCGATTTCTCTCTCTGTATCTCGCAGCTCACAGagattgattgaattttttttttttaatttaccggcttggtgattttttttttaagacgtGAGAGGACAGAATACAGAGGGAGATGAGTGATGTCGTTTTTCCCACTTCTGTTTGCTTCTAAACTAGCTGCCACGTCCTTCCttacatgatttgttttgtttacgaTTCTGTCCTTGGGTTATTTTACCTGTTGcgtggttttttgtttttaaattaattatttttttatatttaataatatcctGAAACATAAatggaaatatattttctaatattttattatgttataaaaagtaaattgaaaaataatatattaaattttaacttaatttttaaagtttattaagTAGAAACTGATATGATATATGAAAtgattaaagaataataaaattttaaaaaaatttataaattatttcaaataaaataaatagtaattaaaaaataaaaatcaaatatgaaaaataatttttttaaaaaaataatgaaattaaaaaatatatatatatatatatatataattacataaatgatttcaaataaaataaaaataagaatcaaatctattatgtaagaaaaattgttaaaaaataacaaaacaaaaacaaataaataaaaaataataaggattaaaattggaaaaaaaaactaaaacaatcatttaaaataaaatatataacaattaaaaaattgataataaaatttgatatatttaacaagtaatatggtattttttatttttttataatttctgaaaagtgtattttattcaaaataaaaaaaaaatatttttaaaaaaattaagctaaattcttgtgaaaatattttttattaactaatttctataataaaaaaatataattttttttaaaagagttttaagAAAACCACTTTTCATTGTATTTCACCTGTCTTTTGTTTTCCAGtaagaaaatcttattttagGAAATTTCCTCGCAGTTTCGTCCTAAAGAACACACATGTTTCATCTACTTGTCCAGCACATGTGGATTtcgaaattatttttaaacaatgctAGCTATTCAGAATCGTTAATTATCACTTTGTTAACACACGTGTAACTTCAAAGACAAACCAGCTTTTAGCGTGCGTTCAAAGATGTGAGAAATTCAGGtggtgttttataaaaaaagtattttttttttttatagttttgatattttgaaaaatatatatattattttatatattttaaagtaaaaataatatttaaaaaaacactgctACATATTTTCAAACACTATTTTAACAGTTTTTGTggttataatttgtaaaaatatattaaaaaaatataaattatagcttttaaaaaaaaaattataatgagatgtatacaaatttaattttcataaagaaaaaaaatttagtgatacataaaaatttaatgtatattaattaattaaatatttttaaaactataattataacaaattataatttcactcggaactatcacaataccaaaccaATCCTTACCATGGCTATGTAAGTTGCAAACCACCAGCATTGAAGTGGTGGATCACACGAGTCTAGCCATGAAAATGTTATTTGGGAAAATACAGCTCAAGTTTTTACTAtgtatatctttattttattttttgcatttttattacaagatttttttattttgttcggGAGAGGACACAGGCTGCTCAAAACCCGTAACTGTAGGAGAAGAGAGGAAAGCTGTGTCATCATGTTATTTAATTCGAGAAAGGACAGAGCGATTAGCTCCAGTCATGGATCTAGTGGACAATAACTTCgttaaatttgttatttattagtgttctttttaattattaaattgtaaaattggATCAAGATCAAGCAGCCTGGCGCATGCATGAGGTCCATTTCGTAACCCTACATCTATATCAACAAAGACGAGGATTATGCCAGCTATTAAATTTAGACAGTGAGAACGGGTCACACAgcccaaaaaacaagaaaccctTCAAAAACATCATGAAGATTAGAACACGGAGCAATCGCGTCCATCGAATTACCAGAGTTGAAGAATCAATATATCATTAAGATATGGTGTCATAAACTACGTGGTTGACTAACCACTCAATagtaaaaattatcaaaagcaTCTACAAGGCTACAAGCATCCTGCATTCTACTACTTTCCTAGTGATGCTGGCAACTTCCAAATAAACACCACGACTGGCCAAATATGCGGGACAATCCCATCAATAATGAAGCTGCAAAACTGATTTCTCTTCTCAGTGTTTTAGCTGTATCATTTAGTTGTGTCAATCAGACGAAGTCTGGTTCCTCCACTCGTACTATACCCTCTTCACACTGTCACCATGGAGAACCACAAATCCCTCACTTGCCAGTGTTGCAACTGCATTTCTCAGCTGAAATACAGGGGGGGAAAACATGGGAGGGTcaacaattttcatttttgCAGGGCTGGGggcaagagagagagattctTACATCATGGAGGTGAACTTCAGCGAAAGAGCTCTGCTTCTTTAGCTCATCCAGCAACTGAATTATTGATTATGGTTATGCAAGTGTTAGCTATGGttgagataaaataacaatttaaagatGCATACAGCATACTTGCATACCTCTAACAAGCGCGTTGAGGGCCCTTCGAGCTGCATCTTCTCCGTAATTATGCTGCGAGCAGCTGATGCAAGATTCTCTCTTCTCATCCTTTCGCTAGCTGAAACTCCAGTAGTAATGAGATCCATGTCAATAGTTCCTGTAGAAAAGAGAAGACATCATTAGAATGTTTCTGGCTAGGAAAATGAAGTTAGGAATCAAGGGGTCAAGCTAATAGAGAATTACCAGTAGAGTGATCTGTTGCTGATTGTTGCATTGCAACTTCCAGGAGCCGAAAGGCCTCGATCACATCATGCTTCTCAACCTGCAAGTACCAACACCCGACAAGTTCATACAAGTTCATAAATTCTATTCGAGATGAAACCACTTTTCCAGTGATATCCATAAAGGAAATACTAACCAATTCTGAGAAACGTATCCGAGCCAGAGCTTCACTAAGGCGTATCAGACTTTCCAGCTGCCTAGGTGTTGCTGTAATGACCTGTTAACATTTAAAATCAAGGAACATACAGAAACAATTTAAGAAATATGTACAAGTTAGAGACAAGggcataatttaaaaaagaaaaacattttttattgaaaaaaattatcaaagcaaCTGTATGAGAAGCAGTTAAAGAGGAagaaaatttgaccaaattaaaaaagaacatataaatGCAGTAATAAAAGGATCAAGAAATCTGGTTTAGTTGGGAATCTACTGAACTCTGTTCTCCAGGAAAGATTTTAATGCTATGTGAGTCAATTAATAATGTGTAGCGACCTACTTGTAAGAAATTAGAGCACTTGGAGAAATGACCAGGTAAGATCATACTACAAGGCCTAAGGTAGCGTTAATTCAGTTACACAAATTATTGAAGGATTAGAGGATAGAGTTAAGAGCAGACCTTTTTGCTACTGCCAGGGAAATTTCCTCTCCTCCTCATCTCAACATATCCCCGAGTCAACTCTTCAGCAGCTTCATCAGATAACTGTGGTTGAATATACTTTCGAGCATAGCTCACATATGCAGTTAATGTAGCAATGTCTAACACATCATGCACTGCACTCTGCAAGCAGAACAAATTTTCAGAGAATTGAAGACAGCTTCAAGTAACAAGGATTGCTACAATTCACCATACCTCAGGATTCTCAAAGTGCAAAGAAACTATATGCTTGGCAAGGTGCCTGTCTGTTTGTTCATCAGCCTTGTCAAGAATTAAGTATATCAAATCAAACCTGAGAAAGCATCCACAATCAGTCATTCTAGCAACAGAAAGTACTTAATAGCATCAAATATCTTTCAGCAATTAGTACTTTAACACGGGCAATACCGACATATAACAGCTAAAACTAAGacatttggaaaaaaaacattaaaaatgtataataatattatagaaaattcCATTGCGCAAAAGCAAGTCCATAGTCACATACATCTCAAAACTGCTAATTCCTTACCTGGACAACAATGTGGGAGGAAGGTGTATGTTGTCAATCACAGACAGTCGAGGATTATAGCGTGAACCAATAGGATTTGCACAAGCCAATACTGAAGTTCTGGCATTGAGCGAAGCAATAATTCCAGCCTTTGCGATGGAGACAGTTTGCTGTTCCATCACCTGCAATAATTGAAGCAAGATTAGAaactttcatcacaaaaaaatTGCAGGACATAAAATTCTGAGTAGATAATATGCTAGAAAGTCAAATGCAAAGAGTATGTTTAAGTGATGATTTTCTATTCTATTCTTCTGCCAAAAAATATCCATATTTACCTGGATATTTTATGGAGAAAGGAAATCCCTCTCTCAGTCATAAGCATTAAACTCTGAAGAATGACAcataacaaaacctaaaaaaaacatacgaGACAGGAATAAAAATGTACTTGTTATTGTTCCCTGTTGCCAACATTTTTGCAGAGGTCTGTGTTTGTTATTTAACAGCAAACTTCTTTCATATGACCGAAAAATCTGGAGAAAGGAAAACATGACCAACCTCATGTAACATGCTTCTTGCATTTTCAGACATCTTGTCAAATTCATCAATACAGCAGATGCCCCTGTCACTTAAAACAAGTGCTCCACTCTCCAGAACCTACAAGATTACATCATCAATATCAACATCTCACATAAAGGCACATATATTCTAGATCTAGCTGGTTGATTAGAAAATATAAGGATTGTATAAAAAGAGTTTCGTACTGTTTCCCCTGTTTCAGGATCTTTGCTGACATAGGCAGTCAAACCAACAGCAGAGCTTCCCCTTCCACTGGTGTAGATGCCACGGGAAGATAACTTGTGTATGTATTGAAGCAGCTGAGACTTGCTTGTTCCAGGATCACCAACAAGCAGGATATTTATATCACCACGGAAGCTAGCACCAGATGGCAACTTCAAGGCATTCCCTCCAAAGAGCTGCATTTTGAGCAATACATTAACAATTGTTATTGATGTGGATTAAAGAACTGCAAAATTGTACACCATCCATACCAGTAGAGATGTAGAAATGCATCAAGCCAAACTTATACAAGTACCTGGCAAAGAAGACCTCTTTTAACATCATCAAGCTCCCATATATTTGGTGCCAAGGACCTGGTCAGTCTGTCATATATATCAGGCAGTCTCGACAGCTTTTTCAATTGCTCTATCTGCAATTGCAAGACGAGAATGTGATCTTGgctgaaaaaaacataaaagacttTTTTCCAGTAAAGAAAAAAGCAATATTAACACACCTTCGCTTCATCAAAATGGAAATCTTCCTCAATCCTACGTGAAGCATTACCATTATCAACTTCCATGGGATCCTCTGCCAACATTCTTGACTTGTCAGTTTTCTTTATATGAAGACAGTCTACATAAGTCTGCAATGAAAAGAAATAGTTTAATGGCATTAGGATCTCACCATCCCTAGAGAGCTTGAAGAGGCCTCGACCCATTTAAtgggaaaaaaggaaaaagaaagcacatACCTTGAATAATGATTTAACAGTTCGCTGTGTTGGCCCAACTCTCACACTCATGGCCCTATAAATCCCAGTAACctattcaaagaaagaaaagcgtGAGAAACATAGAACTTTCAGGAATTTCTTTCCTTCTAGTCAGACAATATCATGCGTTCTGGTCTCACCTCAATTCTATCACCTGGCTTTCCAGCATCCACCAACTTGTCATGCATCAACAAGCTCACTGTGTGAGGTGTTCCTCCATCGGGGATTTCATCCGGTGTCTCCTGGAGTCTCACAATCTGCTTATCGGCAAACCTGGTGTTTGGAGTTAGAACAGTTAATTAAAATACGTCAATTTTGCGAGACAATAGTTCTCACTCCTTGTTgggaaaaatatttcaaatgcttAATCTAATAACTAGTGATAATGCGCTTTAATCCTTGAAAGTAAAGCAAGTTTCGAACTCTCAGATAAgcaaaacaactaaaatgaaATTACCTGCACCGGTTGTGAACTAGTGCCATGGAATTCTTAGCTAGACATTCTTGCTTTAAACATGCTGTAGGTTCACTTATACGTCCTGATAACATTCGGAAACATTcaacaaacaatcaaaaactCATTGAAAACAATGAACAAATTACACAATTGACCCAACTAGCAACAGCTCACTACGATTACCTCTGTCCACAACAACTGGGTCAGATAAGTACCCACACACAATGCATTTAAATACCGCTTCCCTAATCTCAGGTATGATTGAACTGCATCGAATAATCATTCCCTTCAACGACAACATCTTCTCAATATCTAACCAAAAAATTCCACCAAAACTCAATCAAAATCCTCAAAAAAAACCCcgcaatcaaaataaaacaaaaccactaatattcaataaaagcacaaaagaaaaaagagatgaattACCAGAAGGGTTGAGATTTCGCATAGTTGTGGAACTCTTGAGATTAAAAATCCTGACTTGCACATGTTTTTCAAACAATGGCTGAATCAAACTAACAATGTCCATCAAAACAATATCGAAAATAGCCAAAACCTCGAGGGGATACCGAACCATTTTCCCATACAGTTCAACATCATAATCAAACACATCATGTGCGTCCACATCAAGCCACTCTCCTTCCATCTCCAACACCTCATGTATCCCTTTCATATACTTTCCTTCCTCGTAAATCTCACTCCCTTGACTCTGCCCGTCCCTAAAATGCTTCAAGAACATCTGAATTGCAGCCTTCACATCCTGCACACTGATATTCGTCCCCCAAACAAACGTCGGTGTGGCCTCATCGATGTCATCTCCGGCATCGGATGAGAGTGGGGGGCCGCCATCGGATGATGGGGTTGAAACGTGATGACGCGTGCGGTTGGGGGTTGTGGTTGGGGTTGATTCTGAAGTGGCGAAGCGTGATTGGTTGGTTGGCGGGGTGTTGTAAGGTAGAGGTGTGGTGGACCGGCGTCTGCGCCGGGTTCTTGTGGCCGGAGAAGAGTATGTGTTGCCGATTGGACTCGATGCAAATTCATCGGGTGATGAGGGGCCATTGTTGTTGCGGCCTGGAGAGGAGTCGGAAGCCATTGATGCAGAGAGAGGATTTTTTTCTGTCGAGGAAATGGGTTTGGAGGGAAAGATTTGGTGGTTTCTTTTTGTGTGGGGGGGTTGATTTGGCGGGAGACGGGTCTTGTTTTCGCGCCAGATTTATCGTGGGCTTGATGGGTTTTATTAAGGGTAAAACTGGGAGGCCCAATTATAAGCGATGGTCAGGTTTTGTGAGGGTTTGTTTCTGTCTATTGGGcctataattgaaataaaaggcTCAGTATGAGAATTCCAGTCGATTTTACGAAATTACCacctatttttctttatatacatTTTCATTGAGCATAACTAACTTCCcagttttatttgtgtttacaTGTAATATGATTTGCAACAAGATGATTAAGGTATAATTAAAAGCAGGCTGGTAGAGAAAACGCTTAATTAAGAAACATCTTTCCAACAATCTTTCTGCAGGGAATAACAAGTGATCATAAATAACAAGATTAAGAGGCCAAATATATATCTTAACATTGTCTtatcaaaatgatcaaaaatattttaaaaaattaatttaatattttttcttcctaCATATAACCGGATACAGTTTCAAACATAGAAACAAATAACATTCTTTTGAGTTCTACAAAACTTCAGTATCCGGTAAAGATTTCTTATATACGTTCAGACTAACATACATCGAGCACTATGTATAGAAAAAGACAGGCAAACTAAATACATTCATGTTGATTTGAAAGGCATCGATCGACACTGAAATGTATAAAAGAAGGTTGACCATTAGCTTGTTCTTGCCACTTAAACGTGCTTTAACTCGAGATAATGATGGCAAGCTGCCGAATATCGCTGTTCATCTGCATCTACAAACAGCAGCCGAGATGCTAACTAAggccaacatttttcttttttcttagtttccttttctttcttttttacctttatatacatagaaaacaaaagctgCCGGTTCaatgaatatataaattgaaCAACACCATAAAAGTTGGCTAGCTGCTCATCAGATAAATAAACCAACTATTTATTCAGAAGATGGCTCTGTCACATAACTAGATTGAGAGACAACTAGAACCTGCTTCCCTATTCTTTGCTCTGAAGAAAGCggacaacaaaaacaagaaatagaTGGCTGGATGCATGATGTTGTTACCGCAGATTAATCTCTATACTAAAATATATGATGGTTGATGTACAGAATCGAAGATTGCCTGCCATGAAACGCACACTATTACGTTCAAAATTGCATCCAGATACCAGTACTAAGCCAATTTTACCATGAAATGTGCACTGGTAAAACCTGCATGGTCTTCGAAATACCAAGAAAAACACTTCAAGAAAAAATTGCAAGTACAGTTTAATCTGTTtcgatcttcttcttctttttgttttttgcaagtCTGCTTCTGTCATGTTTGCAAGCGTCCAGGTTAATTACTCCTGCAACTTCATCtgcaaagaaagataaaaatctACCACTTACCTCTTATCTATTGCTATGACTGCTACGTATACTGTTAGGTTgaaatgatagaaaaatatCATCCTTTCATGTGGGGATATTATTTTGTGTGATTGCATACTGATCTTCAGGTTTAGTATACTAAAAGTTGTTGaatatgttatttaaaaaaactgacgATTTTTGAAAGAATTTTGAGTTCTAAAATAATAGCTGTTGAATTTGATAAACATAGGCATAGAATAGCATCCATTAATTTATGCACCTTGAGAACACAGGCATAGAATAGCACAAAATGAGGATATTACGTATTGGATTCATGGGTATAAAAATTAGATGAGGGGGTTTCTTATGAtgcttaaaaatacaataaaacaatgtttaaatttaatttaattaattttactagTTTATTGGCTGTTTGTGTAGCTGTATCCAATCATGATCTTGGTATTTCATGCGTATATATatgtaaatgattttttatttgttttatcaaCAATCACAtgcattatatatgttttacaaAGATATCGTACGTGTAGCATTTAATTAAGCCAAAGCATCAAATTAAGCacaccctttttcttttctcatgaaTACTTACTTTTTATTACAGGCATTACTTTTTTCGACGACTTAATAAATCATAGAAAGAGTATGATATGAACAAAGCAAGACTTATGTAATTTCCTCCGTACACGGTCTGATTTCTTAATGAAATATGATTTtgcttcaataataataataataataacctagCTACTGCCCCAACAAGAAAAAATGCACCGCAGGACACATGCATTCCCATCCCAGATGATGCCTGGCGAAAAAGAGGTTCTTTATATATTTGCACCACAATATTAGTAATGAAAAAGATGTCCCATCTTCTACttctcaattaataaaataaaaggccggtgcataatttttttagctgaTCATCGCGAATAAGATCTCttatttgagaaaaagaaaaagggctAAAGAACAACATATTCTCCCTGGGAACGGTTATGATATATTTCTCAGGGCACGCAGGTCATGATCATAATTAAAGGCTGTTACCATAATCTAATGCGTAAAAACATCATTGGATCGAGCCACCTCATATGTCTTTTGTCCCATACAAATTGCTGGATGTCTTCCATGAGAAGTCATTTGTTTACACGcagaagattttaaaaaaacttccttTCCCATGACTATATCGGGAAAACCATTTACAGACCCTTTCTGGGCGAGAATCCACTTATGAACTTCTTAGAAAGGTTTATTCCAGGCACAGCATCTACACTATAAATAGAGCTAGCCATTCATGACTTTTGTACCGTGGTTCTTTTTCCAAGTACAAATTAAAGGATATAT
Coding sequences within it:
- the LOC118058946 gene encoding DNA replication licensing factor MCM4 gives rise to the protein MASDSSPGRNNNGPSSPDEFASSPIGNTYSSPATRTRRRRRSTTPLPYNTPPTNQSRFATSESTPTTTPNRTRHHVSTPSSDGGPPLSSDAGDDIDEATPTFVWGTNISVQDVKAAIQMFLKHFRDGQSQGSEIYEEGKYMKGIHEVLEMEGEWLDVDAHDVFDYDVELYGKMVRYPLEVLAIFDIVLMDIVSLIQPLFEKHVQVRIFNLKSSTTMRNLNPSDIEKMLSLKGMIIRCSSIIPEIREAVFKCIVCGYLSDPVVVDRGRISEPTACLKQECLAKNSMALVHNRCRFADKQIVRLQETPDEIPDGGTPHTVSLLMHDKLVDAGKPGDRIEVTGIYRAMSVRVGPTQRTVKSLFKTYVDCLHIKKTDKSRMLAEDPMEVDNGNASRRIEEDFHFDEAKIEQLKKLSRLPDIYDRLTRSLAPNIWELDDVKRGLLCQLFGGNALKLPSGASFRGDINILLVGDPGTSKSQLLQYIHKLSSRGIYTSGRGSSAVGLTAYVSKDPETGETVLESGALVLSDRGICCIDEFDKMSENARSMLHEVMEQQTVSIAKAGIIASLNARTSVLACANPIGSRYNPRLSVIDNIHLPPTLLSRFDLIYLILDKADEQTDRHLAKHIVSLHFENPESAVHDVLDIATLTAYVSYARKYIQPQLSDEAAEELTRGYVEMRRRGNFPGSSKKVITATPRQLESLIRLSEALARIRFSELVEKHDVIEAFRLLEVAMQQSATDHSTGTIDMDLITTGVSASERMRRENLASAARSIITEKMQLEGPSTRLLELLDELKKQSSFAEVHLHDLRNAVATLASEGFVVLHGDSVKRV